A region from the Bradyrhizobium erythrophlei genome encodes:
- a CDS encoding SDR family NAD(P)-dependent oxidoreductase has protein sequence MSMFDLTGRVAVITGGNGGIGLGIAQALVAAGCGVSIWGRNAEKNKSAAATMAGAPGKVDTRICDVSDAASVKAAMKATLDAFGRVDGCFANAGIGGGGRRAFIDRTEDEWRKMFATNLDGVFHVFQAAARHMTERAEAGDRFGRLVATSSLASLFGTARNEHYAATKAAINALCRALAVELARQGVTANAILPGWIKSEMTAGIMANEKFVANVMPRIPVRRFGEPEDFGGIAVYLMSKASSYHTADCLVIDGGYTAF, from the coding sequence ATGAGCATGTTCGACCTCACCGGCCGCGTCGCGGTCATCACCGGCGGCAATGGCGGCATCGGCCTTGGCATCGCGCAGGCGCTGGTCGCGGCCGGCTGCGGCGTTTCGATCTGGGGCCGCAATGCCGAGAAGAACAAGAGCGCAGCGGCGACCATGGCCGGCGCTCCGGGCAAAGTTGATACCCGTATCTGCGACGTCAGCGATGCGGCTTCCGTCAAGGCTGCGATGAAGGCGACGCTGGATGCTTTCGGCCGGGTCGACGGCTGCTTTGCCAACGCCGGCATCGGCGGCGGCGGACGGCGCGCCTTCATCGACCGCACCGAAGATGAATGGCGCAAAATGTTCGCAACCAATCTCGACGGCGTTTTCCACGTGTTCCAGGCCGCCGCGCGCCACATGACCGAGCGCGCCGAGGCCGGCGATCGTTTCGGCCGGCTGGTCGCGACCTCGAGCCTCGCCTCGCTGTTCGGCACCGCGCGCAACGAGCATTACGCCGCGACCAAGGCCGCGATCAACGCGCTGTGCCGCGCCCTCGCAGTCGAACTGGCGCGCCAGGGCGTCACCGCCAACGCCATCCTGCCCGGCTGGATCAAGAGCGAGATGACCGCCGGCATCATGGCGAACGAGAAATTCGTGGCCAATGTGATGCCGCGGATACCGGTGCGGCGGTTCGGCGAGCCGGAGGATTTCGGCGGCATCGCGGTTTATCTCATGAGCAAGGCGTCGTCCTATCACACCGCCGACTGCCTTGTGATCGATGGCGGCTATACGGCGTTTTGA
- a CDS encoding enoyl-CoA hydratase/isomerase — protein MQFKHVTLEFDGPVAILKLDHQEVMNAVSIDMLGSLGEALDEIDDKKAEVRCLVLTGAGRAFCTGANLQGRNNQKPGRSNAGAALETAFHPFLRRLRNLHCPIVTSVNGPAAGAGMSFALMGDMILCARSSHFLQAFRRIGLVPDCGSTWLLPRLIGKARSVELSLMGERLPAEKALEWGLVNRVYDDATLMEETMKLAHELANGPTIALSLIRKLYWDSPENSFEDQLNLEYESQRIAGRAEDFKEGVTAFLEKRPAKFKGK, from the coding sequence ATGCAGTTCAAGCACGTCACGCTGGAGTTCGACGGTCCGGTGGCGATCCTCAAGCTCGACCACCAGGAGGTGATGAACGCCGTGTCGATCGACATGCTGGGCAGTCTCGGCGAGGCGCTCGACGAAATCGACGACAAGAAGGCCGAGGTCCGTTGTCTGGTCCTCACCGGCGCCGGGCGCGCATTCTGCACCGGCGCCAATCTGCAGGGCCGCAACAATCAGAAGCCGGGCAGGAGCAATGCCGGCGCGGCGCTGGAGACCGCGTTCCACCCGTTCCTGCGGCGGCTGCGCAACCTGCATTGCCCGATCGTCACCTCGGTGAACGGACCGGCCGCCGGCGCCGGCATGAGCTTCGCGCTGATGGGCGACATGATCCTGTGCGCGCGCTCGTCGCATTTCCTGCAGGCGTTTCGGCGCATCGGCCTGGTGCCGGATTGCGGATCGACCTGGCTGCTGCCGCGGCTGATCGGCAAGGCGCGCTCGGTCGAACTGTCCCTGATGGGAGAGCGGCTGCCGGCCGAGAAGGCGCTGGAATGGGGCTTGGTCAACCGGGTCTATGACGATGCAACCTTAATGGAGGAAACCATGAAGCTCGCGCATGAGCTGGCGAACGGTCCGACGATCGCGCTGTCGCTGATCCGCAAGCTGTATTGGGATAGCCCGGAAAACTCCTTCGAAGATCAGCTCAACCTCGAATACGAATCGCAGCGGATTGCGGGGCGCGCGGAGGATTTCAAGGAGGGCGTCACGGCCTTCCTCGAGAAGCGTCCGGCGAAGTTCAAAGGCAAATGA
- a CDS encoding phosphotransferase family protein encodes MIEAQLGRCVAAWCPGATGVTGAAKLSGGASQETWTFAIVRPSGNIGAILRRAPPGYGASPSRAAGLDAEAVLMQLAYEAGLPSPRVLHVLKPEDELGTGFIMQRIEGETIARKILRDEQFAGARPMLARQIGRIAAGIHALDAAKLPRLRQMTSTKEIADLEREYRGFDWPRPVFELALRWLRDHDPGPSDEVTLVHGDFRHGNLIIGPDGVRAVLDWELAHLGDPMEDLGWVCVNSWRFGEIDKPVGGFGSREELFAGYAAAGRRADPERVKFWEVMGTLRWGVMCCGMMQRFRIGPDHSMERAMIGRRSSETEIDLLRLLAPREK; translated from the coding sequence ATGATCGAGGCGCAACTCGGACGCTGCGTCGCCGCCTGGTGTCCGGGCGCGACCGGCGTCACCGGCGCGGCAAAACTCTCCGGCGGCGCCAGCCAGGAGACCTGGACGTTCGCGATCGTGCGCCCGAGCGGCAATATCGGCGCGATCCTGCGCCGCGCGCCGCCGGGTTACGGCGCTTCGCCGTCGCGGGCGGCCGGGCTCGATGCCGAGGCGGTGCTGATGCAGCTCGCGTATGAAGCCGGCCTGCCGTCGCCGCGGGTGCTGCATGTGCTGAAGCCGGAGGACGAACTCGGCACAGGCTTCATCATGCAGCGGATCGAGGGCGAGACCATCGCGCGCAAGATTTTGCGGGACGAGCAATTTGCCGGGGCGCGTCCGATGCTGGCGCGTCAGATCGGCCGGATCGCGGCCGGCATTCACGCTCTCGATGCGGCGAAATTGCCCAGACTTAGGCAGATGACGTCGACAAAGGAGATTGCGGACCTCGAACGCGAATACCGCGGTTTTGACTGGCCGCGACCGGTGTTCGAACTGGCGCTGCGCTGGCTGCGCGATCACGATCCGGGGCCATCGGACGAGGTGACGCTGGTCCATGGCGATTTCCGCCACGGCAACCTCATCATCGGCCCCGACGGCGTGCGCGCGGTGCTGGACTGGGAACTGGCGCATCTCGGCGATCCCATGGAAGATCTGGGCTGGGTCTGCGTCAATTCCTGGCGCTTCGGCGAGATCGATAAACCCGTCGGCGGTTTCGGATCGCGCGAGGAACTGTTTGCCGGCTATGCGGCGGCGGGCCGCCGCGCCGATCCCGAACGGGTGAAATTCTGGGAAGTGATGGGCACGCTGCGCTGGGGCGTGATGTGCTGCGGCATGATGCAGCGCTTTCGCATCGGCCCCGACCATTCGATGGAGCGCGCCATGATCGGCCGGCGCTCGTCGGAAACCGAGATCGATTTGCTGCGATTGCTCGCGCCACGGGAGAAGTGA
- a CDS encoding DUF6285 domain-containing protein encodes MQDEPTPVELTKAVADFLRQDITPIIEGHSAFKLRVAINMLDLVTRQLTLEQGSDAAEAARLSQLLGLQGSLIDLNRALAGRIAGGELDLQTPGLAEHLWQTTMDKLAVDQPNYAAYKRELGTKS; translated from the coding sequence ATGCAGGACGAACCGACACCTGTCGAACTGACGAAAGCCGTCGCGGACTTCCTGCGCCAGGACATCACGCCCATCATCGAAGGGCATAGCGCGTTCAAGCTGCGGGTAGCGATCAACATGCTCGACCTCGTCACAAGGCAATTGACGCTGGAGCAGGGCAGCGATGCCGCCGAAGCAGCGCGGCTGTCGCAGCTATTGGGCCTGCAGGGTTCGCTGATCGACCTCAATCGCGCTCTGGCCGGCAGGATCGCCGGCGGCGAGCTCGATCTGCAGACGCCGGGGCTGGCGGAGCATCTGTGGCAGACCACGATGGACAAGCTCGCGGTCGATCAGCCGAATTACGCGGCGTACAAGCGGGAGTTGGGGACGAAATCGTAG
- a CDS encoding enoyl-CoA hydratase-related protein, giving the protein MDLKFSLVTRKGPVTIVTLSRPEVYNALHTDAHFELDKVFDDFSSDPEQWVAIVTGAGDKAFCAGNDLKWQAAGGKRGWDKGGFAGLTSRFDCDKPIIAAVNGVAMGGGFEIALACDLIIASENATFALPEPRVGLAALAGGLHRLPRQIGLKRAMGMILTARHVSAREGLELGFVNEVVPQGEALAAAERWAETICKNSPMSIRASKQTIQKGLAVSLEQAIAEQREYPAVKAMAASQDYIEGPKAFSEKRPPKWVGK; this is encoded by the coding sequence ATGGACCTGAAATTCTCGCTAGTGACGCGCAAGGGCCCGGTCACGATCGTGACGCTGTCGCGCCCGGAAGTGTACAACGCGCTGCATACGGACGCCCATTTCGAGTTGGACAAAGTGTTCGACGATTTCTCTTCCGATCCGGAGCAATGGGTCGCGATCGTCACCGGCGCCGGCGACAAGGCGTTTTGCGCCGGCAACGACCTGAAATGGCAGGCTGCCGGCGGCAAGCGCGGCTGGGACAAAGGCGGGTTTGCCGGACTGACCTCGCGCTTCGACTGCGACAAGCCGATTATCGCGGCGGTCAACGGCGTCGCCATGGGCGGCGGTTTTGAGATCGCGCTGGCCTGCGACCTCATCATCGCTTCGGAAAACGCGACCTTCGCGTTGCCCGAGCCGCGCGTCGGCCTGGCCGCACTCGCTGGCGGCCTGCACCGGCTGCCGCGGCAGATCGGGCTGAAGCGCGCGATGGGCATGATCCTCACCGCGCGCCACGTCTCGGCCAGGGAGGGTCTTGAGCTGGGGTTCGTCAATGAAGTGGTGCCGCAGGGCGAGGCGCTGGCGGCGGCGGAACGCTGGGCCGAAACCATCTGCAAGAATTCGCCGATGTCGATCCGCGCCTCCAAGCAGACCATTCAGAAAGGCCTCGCGGTCTCGCTGGAGCAGGCGATCGCCGAGCAGCGCGAATACCCCGCCGTGAAGGCAATGGCGGCGTCGCAGGATTATATCGAGGGCCCGAAGGCGTTTTCGGAAAAGCGCCCGCCGAAATGGGTGGGGAAATGA
- a CDS encoding acyl-CoA dehydrogenase family protein — translation MDFNLPADLVAYLDELDLFIAREIKPIEQADDNIRFFDHRREWARTDFDNGGLPRHEWEVLLRRVKNLADSAGHLRFAIPKRYGGKDGSNLWMAVIREHFASKGLGLHNDLQNEHSIVGNLPLVTMLDRYGREDQKAMIEGSITGKYRITFGLTEPDHGSDATHMETRAVEATRDGVKGWVINGEKMWTTGMHVATQCALFARSSGNDGDARGITCFLVPAKTKGVKVEEYMWTFNMPTDHPRVSFTDVFVPEDALFGEVGRGLSLAQCFVHENRIRQAASSLGAAVYCINESVKYARERKPFGKALAENQAIQWPLVELATQAEMLRLLIRKTAWEMDQLTQAQVEHTLSDRVSMCNFWANRLCCEAADRAMQVHGGMGYSRHKPFEHIYRHHRRYRITEGSEEIQKRKVAGFLFGYMGAGKH, via the coding sequence TTGGATTTCAATCTGCCGGCCGATCTGGTCGCCTATCTCGACGAACTCGACCTTTTCATCGCGCGCGAGATCAAGCCGATCGAGCAGGCCGACGACAACATCCGCTTCTTCGATCACCGCCGCGAATGGGCGCGCACCGATTTCGACAATGGCGGACTGCCGCGGCATGAATGGGAAGTGCTGCTGCGGCGGGTGAAGAATCTCGCCGACAGCGCCGGGCATCTGCGCTTCGCAATCCCCAAGCGCTATGGCGGCAAGGACGGCTCCAATCTCTGGATGGCGGTCATCCGCGAGCATTTTGCCTCCAAGGGGCTCGGCCTGCACAACGACCTGCAGAACGAACATTCCATCGTCGGCAATCTGCCGCTGGTGACCATGCTCGACCGCTACGGCCGCGAAGACCAGAAGGCGATGATCGAGGGCTCGATCACGGGAAAATACCGCATCACCTTCGGTCTCACCGAACCCGATCACGGCTCGGACGCGACCCACATGGAAACCCGCGCCGTCGAGGCCACGCGAGACGGTGTCAAGGGATGGGTGATCAACGGCGAGAAGATGTGGACCACCGGCATGCATGTCGCGACCCAATGCGCGCTGTTCGCGCGCAGCAGCGGCAATGACGGCGACGCCCGCGGCATCACCTGCTTCCTGGTGCCGGCCAAGACAAAAGGCGTCAAGGTCGAGGAATACATGTGGACCTTCAATATGCCGACGGACCATCCCCGGGTGAGCTTCACCGACGTGTTCGTCCCGGAGGATGCGCTGTTCGGCGAGGTCGGCCGCGGACTGTCGCTGGCGCAATGTTTTGTCCATGAGAACCGCATCCGACAGGCCGCGAGTTCGCTGGGCGCCGCCGTCTACTGCATCAATGAGAGCGTGAAATATGCGCGCGAGCGCAAACCGTTCGGCAAGGCGCTGGCCGAGAACCAGGCGATCCAGTGGCCGCTGGTGGAGCTGGCGACGCAGGCCGAGATGCTGCGGCTCTTGATCCGCAAGACCGCCTGGGAGATGGACCAGCTGACGCAGGCGCAGGTTGAGCACACGCTGTCCGACCGGGTTTCGATGTGCAATTTCTGGGCGAACCGGCTGTGCTGCGAGGCTGCCGACCGCGCCATGCAGGTGCATGGCGGCATGGGCTATTCGCGCCACAAGCCGTTCGAGCACATCTATCGCCACCACCGCCGCTACCGCATCACCGAAGGCAGCGAGGAAATCCAGAAGCGGAAGGTCGCGGGGTTCCTGTTCGGCTATATGGGGGCGGGGAAGCATTGA
- a CDS encoding fatty acid--CoA ligase has product MSDIEVPANLADMVRARAKTRGDAVVYEFEGRQTSFAQFDVLTNRVANALQAQGVKPRERIAYLGKNSDIYFELLMGAIKANMVMAPVNWRLAGPEIAFIVEDCKAPVLFVGPEFTGLIDRIRPQLPDVRTFIATEGSAPGFLNYTAWRDAQSGDDPKVDIERKDIAIQLYTSGTTGKPKGAMLSHANFLNLVEAGKDERPDWNKWTQDDVSLVAMPIFHIGGSGWGVMGLYHGAKGVIAREFDPTRILDFFEQSGITKLFMVPAAMQFVVRQPRARQVDFSRLKYMLYGASPIPAALLKECIEVFKCGFVQMYGMTETTGTIVALPPEDHVEGLDRMRSAGKALPGIELAILDVNGNRLPPSEVGEIATRSGSNMVGYWNLPEATARTLGADGWLRTGDAGYLDKDGYLYIHDRIKDMIISGGENIYPAEVESAICDHPDVAEVAVIGIPDEKWGEAVKAIVVMKQGKSATATDIINFTRERIAGFKTPKSVDFIEALPRNPSGKILRRHLRDPYWEGKERQVN; this is encoded by the coding sequence CAACGCGTTGCAGGCGCAAGGCGTGAAACCGCGCGAGCGCATCGCCTATCTCGGCAAGAACAGCGACATCTATTTCGAGCTGCTGATGGGCGCGATCAAGGCCAATATGGTGATGGCGCCGGTGAACTGGCGGCTGGCCGGGCCCGAGATCGCCTTCATCGTCGAGGATTGCAAGGCGCCCGTGCTGTTCGTCGGGCCTGAATTTACCGGCCTGATCGACAGGATCAGGCCGCAACTGCCTGATGTGCGCACCTTCATCGCGACCGAAGGCAGCGCGCCGGGCTTTTTGAACTACACCGCGTGGCGGGACGCGCAGAGCGGCGACGATCCGAAGGTCGATATCGAGCGCAAGGACATCGCCATCCAGCTTTATACATCCGGCACGACAGGCAAGCCCAAAGGCGCGATGCTGTCGCACGCCAATTTCCTCAACCTTGTAGAAGCCGGCAAGGACGAAAGGCCCGACTGGAACAAATGGACCCAGGACGACGTCTCGCTGGTGGCGATGCCGATCTTCCATATCGGCGGCTCCGGCTGGGGGGTGATGGGCCTCTATCACGGCGCCAAAGGCGTGATCGCCAGGGAGTTCGATCCCACCAGGATATTGGACTTCTTCGAGCAGTCCGGAATTACAAAATTGTTCATGGTGCCGGCCGCGATGCAGTTCGTGGTGCGGCAACCCCGCGCGCGCCAGGTTGATTTCTCGCGGCTGAAATACATGCTCTATGGCGCCTCGCCGATTCCGGCGGCACTCCTGAAGGAATGCATCGAGGTGTTCAAATGCGGCTTCGTGCAGATGTACGGCATGACCGAAACGACCGGCACCATCGTGGCGCTGCCGCCCGAGGACCATGTCGAGGGACTGGACCGGATGCGCTCGGCCGGCAAGGCATTGCCGGGCATCGAACTTGCGATCCTCGATGTCAATGGCAACCGGTTGCCGCCGAGCGAAGTCGGCGAGATCGCCACCCGCTCCGGCTCCAACATGGTCGGCTACTGGAACCTTCCTGAAGCCACCGCCCGGACGCTCGGCGCCGACGGCTGGCTGCGCACGGGAGATGCCGGCTACCTCGACAAGGACGGCTATCTCTATATCCACGACCGTATCAAGGACATGATCATCTCTGGCGGCGAGAACATCTACCCCGCCGAGGTCGAGAGCGCGATCTGCGATCATCCCGATGTCGCCGAGGTGGCGGTGATCGGCATTCCCGACGAGAAATGGGGCGAAGCCGTCAAGGCGATCGTGGTGATGAAGCAGGGCAAGAGCGCGACCGCCACCGACATCATCAACTTCACCCGCGAACGAATCGCCGGTTTCAAGACGCCGAAATCGGTGGACTTCATCGAGGCGCTGCCGCGCAACCCATCGGGGAAGATTTTACGCAGGCATCTGCGCGATCCCTATTGGGAGGGCAAGGAGCGGCAGGTGAATTAG